Within the Setaria viridis chromosome 3, Setaria_viridis_v4.0, whole genome shotgun sequence genome, the region TGCTGGTGGTTATGGGCAGCGGCTAGTTACTaaatgcattttataaaatctACTGATGGCGTTTTAGTAGAAGGGTGTATGACACTATGTTTTCAGAGTCGTTCTTCCTATGTTGCCTCAAAAGCTCTTTTGTCCAGCTCAATAGATGCGGCCACTTGTTTACTAGCTTGTGTTGTTGTAAACATCTCACAAATGCACATGGCAAATGTGAACTTATCAGACATTTCTTTTAGCAATGCTAGTTGAGAGCATTATTTCCTACTGACTGTATTTGTATTCATCTAAACCAAACAACTTACTCAGGAGGTTGTGGACACAATGCTGGCATCTATATTGACAACAATCATTTTAACATGATCACAGTACaagatatttatatatttttatgatatttttctatttatttttacaCACATCAATTTTAATAGATGAACTTTATTTGCTACTACTTTGAACGAGTTTGCTATATTTTCttcattaaaatatttttttcatggtCAATGTTTCAGGTATCCCACCATGGATGTGCCAAATAACTCATGTCCTTCACCAAAACTCCACACAAGACTCAGGCTGTGGGAGTTTGCAGATCAATATGTATTTGAACCGGTTGATGGTCTTGCTGACTTGTTTTTGTCAGTTAGCCGGGTCAATGGATCAATGAGTCTAGTGGAAGAGTTGCCACAGCGTGGTCCCTCTACAAATCCAAAAGTTCAAATAGTGTTTGGTGTCATAGGAGTGCTCAAACTTGAAGTTGGGACATATTTTCTAGTGATCACTGACCGTGATTGTGTTGGATCCTACTTGGGACATGCAGTTTTTAAAGTGACAGGCCTAAGAGTTCTGCGCTGCAATAATTCCATTAATGCTTCTGCTGAGCAGGTATGatgatatttatttatttcaattaCAGTGTTTCTGTCTCTATTGCATTATATTAATCATTCAAGTAACTATCAACAGAAAAATATGGACACAGAATTTTTGGAACTTCTGGATGCTGCAGAGAGGACCATAGGCCTGTACTTCTCCTATGATTCCAACTTAACAGTAACGTAAGTATTACACTTTAGTTTTGAAGGAAAAATAACTTTTAAAATTCATTTTGATAAGTCTTGTGTGTTAGAGAATATTTCAAATAATATATGCATGGCCTAGCAAATCTGGTAATATTGATATTTGTTGATTTACGTAATGTATGATGTACAAATGTTGGTCATTTTGTATTTTCTTCTCTTGTCACTGAATTGCACTGTCGTTATCTTTGTCCCTTATTTTATAGTTCGCAGAGGCTACATGAACTAGGTGATGAATTCAAGTCACTTCCACTTTGGAGACAGGTTTGCTGCTTCCGTTCTAAGGAATCTTAGAGTCTTCTTAATTCTGATGCATTACagtttcattcttttttcccTACCAATTTTAGTTTGAAAAGTTCTTCCTCGAATCATCTACCTCTCCATTTGATTCCATGCTGCGATTTATATTTTTTACCTTACTGCAGTTAcatatttcattcaaaattctaAATACAACTTGTTTTGATCGATTGATTTCGATATTTATCAAGATAACAATGTGAAGAAATTAATAATGAATATCATACAACAGCATTAACTATTATGCAACTCTTATAAATAACATCACTTGATGTGGAGTAAAAAAACGGAAGGAAAAATCCTGTTCTTATGTTCTTTGCTAGGGGGCTGCTGAAGTATTTTATTTTGACTGATTCCTATGTTAAATAGCTGGTCATGCGCACCTCTCCAATAAATCTGAACAGAAAGAACCAAATGCATGAAACCTACATTTGAGCGTgcgcgcgcacacacaaaagatatttcttttgttgattTTTGTTTTAATGAGCTGTCATGTTGCATACTGCTACAACTAAGTAATGATTGAAAATTATCTCATCTTAAGTGAAGAGTAGCAAAAAATGAAATCTTTAAGTGGTTGGTTTTGGAAATGACCAATTTTACCATCTATATGGTATAGTATAGGTGAGAACCAAGTGGTAGCTCGGTTGGTAGAGCCTCAAGTAGAAAGTTCACATACCTAGGCTTAAACCAGGGTTTGTACTCCCTTAACAGGGGCATGGTTGAGTTTTTTAATTGTatcatatcatatatatatatatatatatatatatatatatatatatataactatttttttttattacattGTCCACTAGAAGATTTTTGGTTTTGAAGTACCAtttactcccttcgttccaaaaaACAATTGATTCTGCGATTCAAAATTTGTCTAAAAAATAAGTCATTATACTCAATTTTGCATGTGTGCATGTTCATGTTTGCATGCGACAGTCAAATAGCACCAAATATGCATAATACATAGGGGCAATCAAGGTCATTTTACCTTCTTGTTAATCTGTCCTAAAATTCCTTAGGTGACTTATTTTTTAGGTCGGATCGACTAAGTATCAATACATTCACATTTAGGTTTCCACGTAATGAAATTTAGCTCTTAAGTCCTAAGAATACCATGCTACTAATGTTCTTTATATACTGAACCAAAGTAATCTAGGACAGATAGTAAATGTTCTTAGGTCTAAGTTAAAATTGTTATCATATTGATCAGTGGCAATCTAAGGCTGAGCTATACTGTTAAGAATCAAGGTGTATTAAGTATGCAATACTTTGAACATGTAATGATTTCCTGATTACTCTTACAAGATGTACAAGATTAATATGtaacatttcttttttcaggCAGAACCAAGATTTCTATGGAATGGCTACTTGTTGGAACGTCTTATTGAGAACAAAGTGAGATTAGAATTCTATTTACTTTATTTCTAGTTTAAATGGATGTAAGTACCACTAGTTCTGATTTAGTTTTTCTCCCTTGACAGCTGCACCAGTACTTGTTACCAGTTATACAAGGAAGTATCCTTGGTTAACTATAACGAGTTTTGATATCTTACTAGTTTAAAATTTAGTTGTTCTATACTTCTATGCGGGTTATATGTCAATTTGGGTTGCTACAACTTAACTAAATAATAGGTTTTCAAAGCATCCATGCAGAAGTTCGGTCAGAAAAGGTAAATGTGACTCTTATTGCACGAAGGTGCACACGGAGGATAGGTAAGAATtaccaagcatcaaaataaGTTTTATTACCTGTTTCCTTTCTTCTCATTTTTACAATATTGGATCAATTCGgacttgttttctagctccttagaCTATCTTCTTTGCTAAAGGTACTCGGATGTGGAGGCGAGGAGCAGATCCAGAGGGTTATGCTGCAAATTTTGTAGAATCAGAGCAAATCGTGCAATCAAAAGGATTTACAGCATCCTATGTGCAGGTACATCTCGTTGCATAACTTAAAATCAATGTTTTCTAGTATTTTCTTATTATATTAGTGGGCCTTTACAAGCCTCCTTGCCCTTTTGTCTTTTTATATGGTTTTGTTATGCTAAATTGTTCATGTTCTGTCAATCTTCATAATAAGTAATTATATAATCTTGTCTCCTCAAACAACTCAGATAAAATGTTTTGTAGTATTTTCTTATTAAATTTATGGTTTGTCTTCTTATATGGTTTTATTATGCTAAATTGTTTGTGTTCTGTCAGtcttcataataaattattATCTAAATTTTCTCCTAAAAAATTTAGTAAAAATAGTTTGTTTTTTCAAGGTTCGAGGTTCGATGCCTTTTCTTTGGGAGCAAATTGTTGACCTGACATATAAACCAGGTTTTGATGTTGTAAGAGTAGAAGAGGCGGTAAGATCTCTCGCTTAATGCTTCTTTCAATTTTAATAATCTTGTTCTCCAATAACATTTTCCCTAACTAACATTCACCTTTAGTGCATTAGAATGCAAGGCAATAAAATCTTTCcaattctatttttttccttatacCTGTTCTGCAGGCTCGTGTACTTGAGCGGCACTTTCATGATTTACAAAAGAAATATGGGgctgttgtagctgttgatctGGTCAATACAGTAAGTATTGAACTGTTGAACTTCAAACTAGCTTATGTTTTCGttcgcaaaaagaaaacacccaTCAGTTACGCTTTTGCCCTATTTATTTGTGGTTTTTTATATGATAGTGTTTGGTTTTAAAAGTGTACATTAAACATATTAAATATTTTTCTAATCCATCACTCATTGAAATAATCTGCCATATTTGTTCTGCATACTACCACAGTCCCATTGCATATTTTGTTCTGCATTTTCATTTCTCAAAATTCAACAGGTTACCCCCTTCAGCTTACACTACATATTCCAGGAGTCATCAATATTCATTTATGGATTGCCTTCTCATATTAATAATTGTGCTCGCATATGCTTCTTTGTTAGCCTAATGAAAAATAGTTGATGGCTTGATTCTTTCCTTGTGACATTAATTTTTTTACCTTTCTAAATCATATTCAGCATGGTGGTGAAGGTCGACTCTATGAAAGATATGCAAAATCTATTGAACCTATACTTAGTGAAGATATAAGGTGCTTGCCCTCACTGTCACTTCCTTTTTTGATGTTTATAGATGCTAACGGGACTATATGCACTCATTGCAGATTTGTGCATTTTGATTTCCATAAAATATGTGGTCATATTCACTTTGAGCGTCTTTCTCAGCTCTACGATCAAATTGAGGATTATCTCAAGAAGCACAAGTGTGTACTTTACATGTCTTTACTAATTTTCAACTTTTAGCATGTACTTTTTGTGTTATTTTTAGTCCACTGCACTTCCCTCCGGTGTTTATTTCTACAGTTGCATATGTATCTTGCGTTTTGACTTTTCTGCCAGTTGATGATGCTATATATTTACCATCAGTTCATCATGCTTGCGATAGAATGAGTGTGGTTGACATATGGTATTGTCTTTTTGATTTTTCAATCTcactaaatataaaaatatcCACAATTCCGTGCTTTAGTTTAGCAAACAAATCTTCCTTTACCAGTTCTTATGTTTTGATATTCAGTCAAGGTAGTGGAATATTATGTCTCTTTTGTTATATACATCAATGGTTTTGTTTATCCTGTAAGAGTAGCGAGAGTCAATTATGGATCTGAAATATATCATTAATCAGATGATTATCGAACTTTGTTATAAAAGTGTCATATTGTTCTATTTGCATGGTCTTACCAATATTTCTGGATAGGTACTTCCTCTTGAGTGATAAAGGCGAGAAAACTGAGCAGCAAACTGGCACTGTCAGAACAAATTGTGTCGATTGTTTAGACCGTACTAATGTAACTCAGGTATATACTTACAAGTTCATATTTCTTATGTTATTTCAAAAGGAACTTTAGGTTATCAACCATCAATTTTTGTCAGTGAGGAACTTTGGTTGATACAAATTTCTCTATATGGCATCATTATTGATTCCGCCTTTTTGAACAAACTAATGATAGTTACATTGGTCAGATGTGAAGGTCTACACTGTCTTCTTTTTCTAGTATAACATAGGTTAGATGCcttgacaaaaaaaatagtgTACAACTTTAAATAACACGAAATGATAGGCTGCTTATGAATTCTTTTACCTTCAAAGCTAGCATGATCTATGGTGATGTACTTGTTTTGGTTTAGCCACATAATTTGTCCTATGGTTGTCTGCTTGAGCAAAACATGCTATTGATGCAGCCATTACATGCCTCAACATTGATACAGTTGTCTCAAATATGTCTATGCACACAACATCAACCAGACCAATTTAAAAGTATTTGTACTTTCATGTTGACATATCCTCTCCTGTTGGTCCATTATTATCTAACTTTAATATTGTATTTATCTAAACTCTGATAGTTGCTATAATGAATAACAGAGTATGATTGGGAGAAAACTTCTGGAAAGTCAGCTCCAACGAATAGGTGTTTTTGGTGCTAATGATACAGTCAGTAACTTTCTAGATTTTGATGCAAATTATAAAGTTTGTAAGTATCACGTCTAGTTATTAATCATGGTTCCTATTAATACTCCGGCTGCACATGTCCATGAACAATAGTGCTTCATTTCAGTGTGGGCCAATCATGGAGATGCAATAAGCACTCAGTATTCTGGGACTCCTGCTCTGAAAGGAGACTTCGTTCGGTAACTTCTAGAGAACTAATTCCACATTTTCTCATTTCTCAAGTGAATTGCAATTGTTGCCATTCTTACTTCCTCCCTTTGCCATTCCCACAAATTGAAGCAATTAATTATTTCTACGTCTTGTCTTTTAGTAGCTCAGTTCCTAATTTTTTCTAAGAAACTGTATGGATGTGGGGATCTTGCATTGAACTGACTTTTTTGGGGTTTCGCTTGACACTAACCCTGGCTTAAGTAATTTACTATTTCTACTTCTGTGCACCCTTCACATCATTGTCGGCAACCCACTACCTTTTTAGTAGCTGGCTATTTGCTCGGATGCTATTTTATCTTTGATTGAAAACAATCCAAAGAAACAATATATTTACTATGTGTGAAATTAATGGGTGCTGTACGGTAGGAAAAATGTTCAGCTAATCACAAAGGTTACTTTTGTTGGAAAATTATGTTGATGCATCttgacatatttttttttttttttgtatttgtcTTATCCATTAGGTACGGGAAACGAACTACTCAGGGAATTTTAAATGATCTATGGAATGCACTTGCTAGATACTACCTAAACAATTTTGTAGATGGTACTAAGCAGGTAATTTGATTATTTTTGTATATTCATATGACTGGTTCAGGAAACAAATAGTACCCAATGCGACGGGTAGGGTTGGCATAAACTTGAGTCATTGTACCATTTTATTTTCTGCTCTCCAGGATACGTAGCAAACGCTATGCACACAACCATTTTCCTGTAGGGGTCTGTATGAGGGTAGCTGTTGTAGGGGTATTGGCTGGAAATTCTGGAAATGTGCAAATTTTGATTTCGTACTGTTGGGTCATGTACCACTGGCATGTTATGCCTTTCCCTACCTATacattttgcaaaaagaaaagaaaatgtctTCCTCTCACCTTTCTTGACTAGCAGTCCCTCACACCAGCCTTAACACCCGCTTCCCTCTTCTCCCTCTAGTTCATTCAAAAATTGCCCTTTCCTTCTCGTTCATCTCTCACCTGCAATGAGCCATTCTACGTGTTCAACTTCAATCGTTCCTAGAGACTGCCTCTTAAATGGTCTTAAATCTCAGCTAGTGTCCCCACCTCGTGATTTGAATCATATTTTTAGCTTGGGCTTGGAACTTCAGGATGAAGGTCCCATGGTTCAGGAGAAATACAATGAATTATATATGTTCTATGGTTCAAGGGGACATTTGGACCTGTCCGTTGGAAAACAATTGGACGGctcaaaataaaatttgtacATTTGTAGAAGTTTGACTATTTCCACCGGATACACTGCAGTCTTTgtacccttttcttttcccatGTACAGGATATGGCAAACCCCATGCAGCTGGGGGCATCTTTATAAGGGGTACCTATACGTTAATTTTATGATATAGCTTTCCTCGACCAAAACATGTATTCATCAGGATTAAAAAAGGTCAAAAGTGTAGCCATTCCTTATTCCATACTTGTTTTCTTATACAGGATGCCATGGATCTTCTTCAAGGACATTACATCTCCTCTGTTAGACGGGACATGGCACCTACAAGTAAAGCAGGACTTCTGGAGAATTATGCGGTGGGTACAATTGACATTGCTTGAAATTAATCTTTTACGAGATAAGACCACCACAATATGACTTCCTAATTGTAAATTCTTTCAGTGTTCTCCATGCTTATTACCTCTCAAATAATTATTTCTTTGGCATTATGTTggtaaaaatattaatattacAAGGAACTAGCATGTGAGGTTCTTGCAATTGAAAAAGAAATAAGTAATAAACTTTTCTTAGATGAATTAAGCAATTTAGGCAACTTACATCATATTCTCATTGTCtatgctactccctctgttccaaaatgcAAGAGATTTAGGTTTCTTCTAACTCACTGTtatctaactttgaccaagtttatagaaaaatggaCCAATATCTGTAATATCAAATTAGTTTCATTAAATCCATAGTTGAATATGTCTTGATAGTGCATTCACTTGgtattgtagatgttaatatatttttaggtAATTTTTGTCAAAGTTATAGAAGTTTGACATGCGACAAGACCAAATCCTCTTTAAGGATGTTGGTATTGAAGCAAAGAATTGAGAATTGGCATTGGACCTGACCAATTCTGCTGTTTGGATGTTTCTGCAATTAAGAATTGATATTGGAACCAATACCATGGAATTCAACCATAGCTAAAACACCACTTTGTCAAAACCAAGGCTCGCCCCTCCGTATTGGAAGGAATTGGCTCGGGGCAGAAAATATCGTCACCGCTGGGCGTTGCTGGTCTCCGACCCGTCGAACACCATCCGCCGTTGCTCcacgccagccaccaccgccctcctccctccgtcccccTCTCTCTGCAgccgccctcccctccctttcctcccctCGATTTGCCGTCAGGAAACCTCAATCCGACCGGGGCGGAGCTCGATGCGCCGCCGGCAAGCCTCAATCCGGAGGGGCGGAGCTCGATGCGCCGTCGGCGAGCCTCCATTCCGTAGGGCGGAGCTCGATGCTACCGGCTAGCCTCAATCCGATGGGGCGGAGCTGGATTTGCTGCAGGTGAGCCTTCTTCCTCAACTCCGGCCACAAGCACAGTTGCCTTGCGTGCCGCGGGTGCATCCGCTGCGAAAGGCAAAGCGGCAGCTGCGTGCTGGGTGCCACCGTGAGCCATGGGCGCCACGAGCACAGGTTGCTCGAAGGGGAGGAGTGGGAGGTTGGGTCCCCGGTCCTAGCGCGGCTGCCACCGGGAGGTCGCGTggagaggagatggaggagaagCAGTCAATTCAATTCGAAGCTATATACATCCAAACATGaattggatttaccacctcataAGATTCCAACTAACAATTCCACCTACATCCAAACATCAGATTTGGTATTGCAACCCAATAGCAAAACTAGGCTGATTTGATATTGGTGGCCAATTCAATTCCAGCAGCtcaatatctacatccaaacggATTgacattttggaatggagggagtacttaatAATAAAGGCTTTTCTTGTAGGATGCTTCTTTAGAAGCTAAGGTACATTCTTATCAGTTACCCATGTACACTAGTTTCCAATATTCTCTGCGTGGTACACtttaagagaaaaaaatattagaactTGGCATATTGTTAATTTCGTTGCAGCACAATAATCTTACGTTTTTGCTTTGCAGTCATTCCGTCTTGCTTTCGCATTGGTTTTGGTAGCTGTTTCGTTCATGATTATATCACTAAGACAAGGTATGATTTCTGACTAAAGATTgatatttttattctttttgaaaaaaataatgatcaACCAGCCATAGTTTCATGTTGTATATTGACGTGCCATGATGAACCTTCTCCTGAGgttacttttcttttctctctgcCACACAATTTCTtcgaaaataaaataaataaaatgcagTTTCGTCAAAGTCTCACAGACAGTTAATAAGAACAACTGTGGAATTGATATTCAGCGGATGATAGTAAGGGGAACTGCATAAAAAGTTCATATATAAGTCACTGacaaaattgaattttagattaGTTTATAGTATACTTTAGACCTTTTACTGCTTCTAGGAATTAATAGGCAGATTGTCTTTTATCAACTATTACATGTTTACAAAACTATAATTACACATTTACACATTGGGAAATTTGGACACCTAACTACTTTTATAACATTGCAGCACGGAATGATGCTCGCCACTTGGTGTTGTCACTTATGTGGGCCGGTCTTTGCATTGGCATATCACGATATGTAAGAACCAATGGCCGTATGTTCTGCAATCGACCCCGTTTCTACCAGTCACGCCATTGATCGGTGCAGAGGGATCGTTCCACGTCAAGTGAGCTTGCCAACTTGTCACGACACAAATTTTCTGAAGATTCTATTCATTTCATTCTTTTTGTAAAGAACCTGGCCTCCCCAATTTTGTTTCAACCCTTAACATTCTTTTACACATTGCTGCACAATTTGCTTTCGTACACATAGTACTATACCTACTAATATATCTGGCTCAACCTCTCATGATGGTTGTTCTTACCATACTTTCCTCACGGAAGGAAAGAATTGATGCATATAATTCATAAAAAGCATCACCGACATTCTTACCGTAGCAAATATAGTATCTTGACTCGAACTAGCTAGCTTATGTTTTACGGCCTTTATTTTATTGTGACGAACCAGTTAAAACTAATGACTTCTGGAAGGAACAACTCATTGTGGTGTTGTAATGTTGCAGCGAAAACTGTTTGGTGGTGTTGATTTGTAGGAGAGAACGTCTGGAAATTCTGATTGCACCGTCGATGCACAAAACTGAAGACCATGTGTGATCTGTGTAAAGGCGCTATCTGGTATACATCTGCAAGCACGAGACCAGTGGCAAAACACTACCTAACATTTACTTAATGCAGAGCACCAAGACTCCTGCGGCTTATATTGTCAGATGCCCATTTGTTTTTAAAATCTGTTCTTGTAGGCAACCTGGAAATTCACATGGGATGAATTTTCCCCCTGTTGTATAGAACTTTTTTAGGTGGCAATGTAGTTTTTAGTATCTTATGGATTGACACTCTTTGTAATTAATGGATAAGCAACATCATTTCTTTACTATGGAAACATTCCGTTCTTTAACACTTGTGGAATGCAATAGACAATAAGTATAAAACATTTGAATGTCATAAGTTTATATAAGTACTTAGATAGGTTATTGATTCTGAAATGTGCACGTGACAGATTTCTGAGGAATTTTAAGTACGGGTGGTCTAGGTGGTAAGTATCGTTTGTGTACGTAAAAAGCACACATACTAAATCATATATGCCCTACAAAACATCATTACAAAGCATATTAAAACGCACAAAACTAAGGGATGGGACTAGGTAGCAAAACTGATGAGGTCAGGTGGCAAGTTCCTTACAGTAAATCATAGATGCACAATAATATAACTATAAGTATATGAAAATAAGAGTGAGTATTCAGAACTGTAAAGTTGCGGGGAATGGGGTACAGATCAAACCGGTCGATGAAAGATGTCTACAGCATGATCAATTCTCCAAATAGTACACAATGCAGGATTCTTTCCGAAAACAAAATATATAGTAGACACGACCATCCATGCACCGATAAATAATACTCCGTACATTGTACAAAAACAACCAAACAAATACAGAATCTGACATTGGTTTCACGCGGGGTATCAGTTCGCTTTCAACACTAAACCATGCATATATGCATGGCACGTCATCTCTCAACATCAGTACACATGACAAGGCGACGATGCCGGGAGCTACACCTGCCCCCGGCCTTGAGCAGGGGACTGCATGTTTGGCAGGAACTGCGGCTGGCCCATTGCGATCCCGGCAGGCGCCGGCTGCTCCCCTGGCGTTTtggctgcggccgccgccggctgacCCCGCAGCAAGATGTATGAGGCGATGCCGAGCGCCGTGGCGGCGAGGGCAAGCACGCCCCCGCCGGCGTAGAGTCCGCCAATGTAGTAGCCCCTGAAGTTCAGGGCCGCGCTTTCCTCGAACATCACGCACCCGGCCACCGCCGCTATCCTGCATGCAACACGTTTGCTCATCTTGTCATCTGTGGTGCTCACAGGTATCTTCGATCGTCATCAGCGGTAGATTGATCACTCACCAGGAGCCGACTGCGCAAACGATGCCGACGACACGCTTGGTCTCGGAAGGAATTGCACGGGACttgcagcagccgcagcagccacTGACCGCAGAGACGGTGATCTGGGCCATCAGCAGGAAGACGAGGGCGCAGATCCCCAGCGCCGGCGTCGGGTTCTGCAGGGTTGATGAACTCGTAAGCAAAGACGCTCGTGTATGCATGCATACACAGAGCCACGCCACGCCACACACGCCACGGCCACCACAGCTCAACAAGATCATGCCATAAAAGGTATAGATCAGTATAATGCTTACAGTAGTGTTTGCCCCCTCTGCCGCGAATCCCAAGATGGCACTCAACAATCCCAGAGACCCGACAATCGCGGACAGGATGATCGCTGTCTtgtccatttttatttttatctccGCCATCTTCTCCCCTCCGTCTGCTTCAGGAAGAAATAAGTTGTAGATGTTGGGGAGGCGTACGTTCCGTCTCAATACCCATCGAGGTCGTTCTGCTTATATAGGCGTTGCACACTTGCCGCCATATGAGCATATAGCTCAGCTCGGCCAAACATGCTGACATAGGTGGCGACTCGAGACGGATGGGAAGACGTTTTGGTCATGTTCTTGAGTTCTTCCATGATATGAATCCATAAGGAGGGAGCTGGCATGAATAAGACAAATAATGCATCTTTCTTTACAAGCATAACCAACTGTTGGACACTAAAACAAGGCTGTCGTTGGTTGTTTGACGGTTCAATAAGGTAATTAATTAATAACCAATATGTATGGTGCGTTGCAATAACCCCGTACATCGGAGAACGGCATTTTGCACTGCACCACATCTGCTGCTCGACGTTGTTAACAAAACATCTGCTGCTTAGATGGGCTGGTGCTTAATCTTAGTATATGATTGTTCGAGCTGAGTTGACATTGGACATTGACGATAGACGTTAATGACCAGATCAAACGTAACTGAAAACTGTGCTCATAGGACCACGTTATTACAACTAAGAGTAATGCATGTGGGCAAGTAGCTTGTATTTATACAGGCAGGGCTAGCTGTGGCTCGCATGTTAGAACGACGACGTGCACCACAGTAATTGCAAAACAAATTTCTCTTAACCATAA harbors:
- the LOC117850502 gene encoding phosphoinositide phosphatase SAC7, with protein sequence MDVPNNSCPSPKLHTRLRLWEFADQYVFEPVDGLADLFLSVSRVNGSMSLVEELPQRGPSTNPKVQIVFGVIGVLKLEVGTYFLVITDRDCVGSYLGHAVFKVTGLRVLRCNNSINASAEQKNMDTEFLELLDAAERTIGLYFSYDSNLTVTSQRLHELGDEFKSLPLWRQAEPRFLWNGYLLERLIENKLHQYLLPVIQGSFQSIHAEVRSEKVNVTLIARRCTRRIGTRMWRRGADPEGYAANFVESEQIVQSKGFTASYVQVRGSMPFLWEQIVDLTYKPGFDVVRVEEAARVLERHFHDLQKKYGAVVAVDLVNTHGGEGRLYERYAKSIEPILSEDIRFVHFDFHKICGHIHFERLSQLYDQIEDYLKKHKYFLLSDKGEKTEQQTGTVRTNCVDCLDRTNVTQSMIGRKLLESQLQRIGVFGANDTVSNFLDFDANYKVLWANHGDAISTQYSGTPALKGDFVRYGKRTTQGILNDLWNALARYYLNNFVDGTKQDAMDLLQGHYISSVRRDMAPTSKAGLLENYASFRLAFALVLVAVSFMIISLRQARNDARHLVLSLMWAGLCIGISRYVRTNGRMFCNRPRFYQSRH
- the LOC117850898 gene encoding uncharacterized protein, which translates into the protein MAEIKIKMDKTAIILSAIVGSLGLLSAILGFAAEGANTTNPTPALGICALVFLLMAQITVSAVSGCCGCCKSRAIPSETKRVVGIVCAVGSWIAAVAGCVMFEESAALNFRGYYIGGLYAGGGVLALAATALGIASYILLRGQPAAAAAKTPGEQPAPAGIAMGQPQFLPNMQSPAQGRGQV